The following proteins are encoded in a genomic region of Haloarcula marina:
- the twy1 gene encoding 4-demethylwyosine synthase TYW1 → MSESDDGPKQVSDPAYHSENHTAAQTCGWTKNALRGEGKCYKYIFYGIESHRCIQMTPVVKCNERCVFCWRDHAGHAYELGDVEWDDPAAVADASVELQKRLLSGFGGNEEVPREVFEQAMEPRHVAISLDGEPTLYPYLPELIEEFHDRDITTFLVSNGTNPEMLAECDPTQLYVSVDAPDRGTFDETVKAVEDDAWDSLIDTLDVLAEKDETRTVIRTTLVKDHNMHHPEWYAAMCDRADADFVEMKAYMHVGHSRGRLDRDSMPSHEEVRAFTEEMGAYLPDHGTLKEVEESRVAMLAREKNTWVPKLEKGSEFWERDALVEY, encoded by the coding sequence ATGAGCGAGTCCGACGACGGTCCGAAACAGGTCTCGGACCCGGCCTACCACAGCGAGAACCACACCGCGGCCCAGACCTGTGGCTGGACGAAAAACGCTCTCCGCGGGGAGGGGAAGTGCTATAAGTACATCTTCTACGGCATCGAGTCCCACCGCTGTATCCAGATGACGCCGGTCGTCAAGTGCAACGAGCGCTGCGTCTTCTGCTGGCGCGACCACGCGGGCCACGCCTACGAACTCGGCGACGTGGAGTGGGACGACCCGGCGGCCGTCGCCGACGCCTCCGTGGAACTCCAGAAACGCCTCCTCTCGGGATTCGGCGGCAACGAGGAGGTGCCCCGCGAGGTGTTCGAACAGGCGATGGAACCGCGTCACGTCGCCATCTCGCTGGACGGCGAACCGACGCTGTACCCCTACCTCCCGGAACTCATCGAGGAGTTCCACGACCGGGACATCACCACGTTCCTCGTCTCGAACGGGACCAATCCGGAGATGCTCGCCGAGTGCGACCCGACGCAACTGTACGTCTCCGTCGACGCGCCCGACAGAGGGACCTTCGACGAGACGGTGAAAGCCGTCGAGGACGACGCGTGGGACTCGCTGATAGACACTCTCGACGTCCTCGCCGAGAAAGACGAGACGCGGACGGTCATTCGAACGACGCTCGTCAAGGACCACAACATGCATCATCCGGAGTGGTACGCGGCGATGTGCGACCGGGCGGACGCCGACTTCGTCGAGATGAAGGCGTACATGCACGTCGGCCACTCGCGGGGTCGGCTTGACCGCGACTCGATGCCCAGCCACGAGGAAGTCCGGGCGTTCACCGAGGAGATGGGCGCGTACCTCCCCGACCACGGCACGCTCAAGGAAGTCGAGGAGTCCCGCGTGGCGATGCTCGCCCGCGAAAAGAACACGTGGGTTCCGAAACTGGAGAAGGGAAGCGAGTTCTGGGAGCGCGACGCGCTAGTCGAGTACTGA
- the rtcA gene encoding RNA 3'-terminal phosphate cyclase, translated as MRPGPTGTRLVTLRIDGTEGGGQLLRTALSLAVVTDTPFRIDHVRGARPTPGLRPQHLAAVTLAAECCEATVRGAELGSPTLTFRPGASRTRTLTAAVATAGSVTLLFDTLLPIAVLDDGPYALTATGGTDVKWAPTVAYYRHVKLPLLARFGVDARISLGRTGYYPAGGGRATLSTGDSSLAPVELTDRGALDRVDIYSKAAAVLEDRSVAARQATQASDRLAAAGFSAEVRAVEYAETHSAGSSLLLCGVYEGTRLGVDALGERGRTSEAVADGAVDRFLTAHENGAPVDEHMGDQLLVFLALAGGRLRVPRVTSHVRTNLDVLRRFGADIGIVGGEDGPAVVEASPHPAVSR; from the coding sequence GTGCGTCCCGGCCCAACCGGCACGCGACTCGTGACGCTCCGCATCGACGGAACCGAAGGCGGCGGGCAACTCCTCCGAACCGCGCTGAGTCTGGCCGTCGTCACGGACACGCCGTTTCGCATCGACCACGTTCGCGGCGCGCGGCCGACGCCGGGCCTCCGGCCACAGCACCTCGCGGCCGTGACGCTCGCCGCCGAGTGCTGTGAGGCCACGGTTCGCGGTGCCGAACTCGGGTCGCCGACGCTGACGTTCCGACCTGGCGCGTCGCGCACGCGAACACTGACGGCGGCCGTGGCGACGGCGGGCAGCGTGACGCTCCTGTTCGATACGCTGTTACCGATTGCGGTCCTCGACGACGGCCCGTACGCGCTCACCGCGACCGGCGGGACCGACGTGAAGTGGGCACCGACCGTCGCGTACTACCGCCACGTGAAACTGCCACTGCTCGCTCGTTTCGGCGTCGACGCCCGGATTTCGCTCGGCCGAACGGGTTATTACCCCGCTGGCGGCGGGCGGGCGACGCTCAGTACCGGCGACTCGTCGCTCGCACCGGTCGAACTCACCGACCGCGGCGCACTGGACCGGGTCGACATCTACTCGAAGGCCGCGGCGGTCCTCGAAGACCGCTCGGTGGCCGCCCGACAGGCGACGCAGGCGAGCGACCGCCTCGCCGCCGCCGGTTTCTCGGCCGAGGTCCGCGCCGTCGAGTACGCCGAGACGCACTCGGCGGGGTCGTCGCTCCTGCTCTGTGGCGTCTACGAGGGAACGCGTCTCGGCGTCGACGCGCTCGGCGAACGCGGCCGCACGTCGGAGGCCGTCGCCGACGGGGCGGTCGACCGATTTCTGACGGCCCACGAGAACGGCGCGCCGGTCGACGAGCACATGGGCGACCAGTTGCTCGTGTTCCTCGCGCTGGCGGGCGGCCGCCTCCGCGTCCCACGGGTCACGTCGCACGTGCGGACCAATCTCGACGTGTTACGGCGGTTCGGTGCGGATATCGGAATCGTCGGCGGTGAGGACGGTCCGGCGGTGGTCGAGGCGTCACCCCATCCCGCCGTCTCGCGGTGA
- a CDS encoding universal stress protein yields MSQYETILVPTDGSEHAEKAAEVAFRLAEENDAVVHTLFVVDTHLYGEPALGSVAMFIDELDTEGSDLLSELVGRANERGIVVERAVRHGEPAELIVDYADEIEADLLVMGHQGHSHRRQRGSIVERVLDDTDRHVLVI; encoded by the coding sequence ATGAGCCAGTACGAGACGATTCTCGTCCCCACCGACGGTAGCGAACACGCAGAGAAGGCGGCAGAAGTCGCGTTCCGCCTAGCCGAGGAGAACGACGCCGTCGTCCACACCCTCTTCGTCGTCGACACGCACCTCTACGGCGAACCCGCGTTGGGGAGCGTCGCGATGTTCATCGACGAACTCGACACGGAAGGGTCCGACCTCCTCTCGGAACTGGTCGGCCGCGCCAACGAACGCGGTATCGTCGTCGAACGAGCGGTCAGACACGGCGAACCCGCCGAACTCATCGTCGACTACGCCGACGAAATCGAGGCAGACCTCCTCGTGATGGGTCATCAGGGCCACTCGCACCGCCGACAGCGAGGCAGTATCGTCGAGCGAGTCTTGGACGACACCGACCGCCACGTCCTCGTCATCTGA
- a CDS encoding SDR family oxidoreductase yields the protein MEEPLEGQTAVVTGASSGIGAATARVLAEDGADLTIAARREARLESLAEEIREATDSDVAVVPTDVTDSEAVAALVEATVDRFGGLDIAVCNAGLAVDEPVSELTDDEYRLMTGVNVDGMFYTARESIPHLVESEGHLVFLGSMSGNHPRPANPVYAATKWWTRGFAISLQASIGEDGVAVSCINPTEVRTEFGSESGTPSEETFEPGEVTEPIEVADAIAYAVRQQPPNSVTSLDLYRRDKLSHF from the coding sequence ATGGAGGAGCCACTGGAGGGCCAGACAGCCGTCGTCACCGGCGCGAGTTCCGGTATCGGGGCCGCGACGGCGCGCGTCCTCGCCGAAGACGGCGCGGACCTGACTATCGCGGCTCGCCGCGAGGCGCGACTGGAATCGCTGGCCGAGGAGATACGCGAGGCGACGGACAGCGACGTCGCCGTCGTCCCGACGGACGTGACCGACTCCGAGGCCGTCGCGGCGCTCGTCGAGGCCACCGTCGACCGGTTCGGCGGCCTCGACATCGCGGTGTGTAACGCTGGCCTCGCCGTCGACGAACCCGTCAGCGAACTCACCGACGACGAGTATCGCCTGATGACCGGGGTCAACGTCGACGGGATGTTCTACACCGCCCGCGAATCAATCCCGCACCTGGTCGAGTCCGAGGGCCATCTCGTCTTCCTCGGGAGCATGTCCGGGAACCACCCGCGACCGGCCAATCCGGTCTACGCCGCGACGAAGTGGTGGACGCGCGGGTTCGCCATCAGCCTGCAGGCCAGCATCGGCGAGGACGGCGTCGCCGTCTCCTGTATCAATCCGACGGAAGTCCGCACGGAGTTCGGGTCCGAGAGCGGGACCCCCTCCGAGGAGACGTTCGAGCCCGGCGAGGTGACCGAACCCATCGAAGTGGCCGACGCCATCGCCTACGCCGTCCGCCAGCAGCCGCCGAACTCGGTGACCTCGCTGGACCTGTACCGGCGGGATAAGCTCTCGCACTTCTGA